A stretch of the Equus caballus isolate H_3958 breed thoroughbred chromosome X, TB-T2T, whole genome shotgun sequence genome encodes the following:
- the SASH3 gene encoding SAM and SH3 domain-containing protein 3 isoform X1, which translates to MLRRKPSNASEKEPTQKKKLSLQRSSSFKDFAKSKPSSPVVSEKEFNLDDNIPEDDSGVPSPEDAGKSGKKLGKKWRAVISRTMNRKMGKMMVKALSEEMGDPLEEGSASPTSPDCSLDSPGPEKMALAFSEQEERELPALSRQASTGSELCSPSPGSGSFGEEPPAPEYTGPFCGRARVHTDFTPSPYDHDSLKLQKGDVIQIIEKPPVGTWLGLLNGKLGSFKFIYVDVLPEEAVGPARPSRRQSKGKRPKPKTLHELLERIGLEEHTSTLLLNGYQTLEDFKELRETHLNELNIMDPQHRAKLLTAAELLLDYDTGSEEAEEGAESSQEPGARTVSEPKVDIPRDSGCFEGSESGRDEAELAGAEEQLHGLSLAGAP; encoded by the exons CTCTCGCTGCAGCGCTCCAGCAGCTTCAAGGATTTTGCCAAATCCAAACCCAGCTCCCCGGTGGTGAGCGAGAAGGAATTTAATCTGGATGATAAT ATTCCAGAAGATGACTCAGGCGTCCCTAGCCCAGAAGATGCTGGGAAGAGTGGCAAAAAGCTGGGGAAGAAGTGGAGGGCCGTGATTTCCCGAACCATgaacaggaagatgggcaagatGATGGTGAAGGCCCTGTCGGAGGAGATG ggAGACCCTCTGGAGGAGGGCTCAGCCTCCCCAACATCTCCAGACTGCAGCCTGGACAGCCCTGGCCCTGAGAAGATGGCGCTGGCCTTTTCTGAGCAGGAGGAGCGTGAGCTCCCAGCACTTAGCCGCCAGGCATCCACGG GCAGTGagctctgcagccccagcccaggctctggCAGCTTTGGGGAGGAACCACCTGCCCCCGAGTACACAGGGCCCTTCTGCGGCCGGGCACGAGTCCACACTGACTTCACTCCCAGCCCCTATGACCATGACTCGCTGAAACTTCAG AAGGGAGATGTGATCCAGATCATTGAAAAGCCACCTGTGGGCACATGGCTGGGCCTGCTCAATGGCAAGCTGGGCTCTTTCAAGTTCATCTATGTGGATGTGCTGCCCGAGGAGGCTGTGGGGCCTGCACGCCCCAGCCGCCGACAGAGCAAGGGCAAGAGGCCCAAGCCCAAGACTCTGCATGAGCTGCTGGAGCGCATCGGCCTGGAG GAGCACACATCCACCCTGCTGCTCAATGGGTACCAGACGCTGGAAGACTTCAAAGAGCTGCGGGAAACACACCTCAATGAGCTGAACATCATGGACCCGCAGCACCGGGCCAAGCTGCTCACGGCCGCTGAGCTGCTGCTGGACTATGACA CCGGCAGCGAGGAGGCGGAAGAGGGCGCCGAGAGCAGTCAGGAGCCAGGGGCGCGCACGGTGTCGGAACCCAAGGTGGACATCCCACGCGACTCGGGCTGCTTCGAGGGCTCGGAGAGCGGGCGCGACGAGGCAGAGCTGGCGGGTGCCGAGGAGCAGCTGCACGGCCTCTCCCTGGCCGGGGCGCCttga
- the SASH3 gene encoding SAM and SH3 domain-containing protein 3 isoform X2 produces the protein MLRRKPSNASEKEPTQKKKIPEDDSGVPSPEDAGKSGKKLGKKWRAVISRTMNRKMGKMMVKALSEEMGDPLEEGSASPTSPDCSLDSPGPEKMALAFSEQEERELPALSRQASTGSELCSPSPGSGSFGEEPPAPEYTGPFCGRARVHTDFTPSPYDHDSLKLQKGDVIQIIEKPPVGTWLGLLNGKLGSFKFIYVDVLPEEAVGPARPSRRQSKGKRPKPKTLHELLERIGLEEHTSTLLLNGYQTLEDFKELRETHLNELNIMDPQHRAKLLTAAELLLDYDTGSEEAEEGAESSQEPGARTVSEPKVDIPRDSGCFEGSESGRDEAELAGAEEQLHGLSLAGAP, from the exons ATTCCAGAAGATGACTCAGGCGTCCCTAGCCCAGAAGATGCTGGGAAGAGTGGCAAAAAGCTGGGGAAGAAGTGGAGGGCCGTGATTTCCCGAACCATgaacaggaagatgggcaagatGATGGTGAAGGCCCTGTCGGAGGAGATG ggAGACCCTCTGGAGGAGGGCTCAGCCTCCCCAACATCTCCAGACTGCAGCCTGGACAGCCCTGGCCCTGAGAAGATGGCGCTGGCCTTTTCTGAGCAGGAGGAGCGTGAGCTCCCAGCACTTAGCCGCCAGGCATCCACGG GCAGTGagctctgcagccccagcccaggctctggCAGCTTTGGGGAGGAACCACCTGCCCCCGAGTACACAGGGCCCTTCTGCGGCCGGGCACGAGTCCACACTGACTTCACTCCCAGCCCCTATGACCATGACTCGCTGAAACTTCAG AAGGGAGATGTGATCCAGATCATTGAAAAGCCACCTGTGGGCACATGGCTGGGCCTGCTCAATGGCAAGCTGGGCTCTTTCAAGTTCATCTATGTGGATGTGCTGCCCGAGGAGGCTGTGGGGCCTGCACGCCCCAGCCGCCGACAGAGCAAGGGCAAGAGGCCCAAGCCCAAGACTCTGCATGAGCTGCTGGAGCGCATCGGCCTGGAG GAGCACACATCCACCCTGCTGCTCAATGGGTACCAGACGCTGGAAGACTTCAAAGAGCTGCGGGAAACACACCTCAATGAGCTGAACATCATGGACCCGCAGCACCGGGCCAAGCTGCTCACGGCCGCTGAGCTGCTGCTGGACTATGACA CCGGCAGCGAGGAGGCGGAAGAGGGCGCCGAGAGCAGTCAGGAGCCAGGGGCGCGCACGGTGTCGGAACCCAAGGTGGACATCCCACGCGACTCGGGCTGCTTCGAGGGCTCGGAGAGCGGGCGCGACGAGGCAGAGCTGGCGGGTGCCGAGGAGCAGCTGCACGGCCTCTCCCTGGCCGGGGCGCCttga